A genomic stretch from Microplitis mediator isolate UGA2020A chromosome 10, iyMicMedi2.1, whole genome shotgun sequence includes:
- the LOC130676394 gene encoding putative ankyrin repeat protein RF_0381, protein MELIRSKFTYEYVSNSIERGVIEDINAVFPVLGGLTLLHMATLNNDQKLVDYLLRKGADINSKSQRWGTVFNFAVIMNNLTTIQSLISFGADVSNINHQIEFSELSRFKEAVQQYYKEIPEFFLPFSACLSTISCSSHSAVATLPLNIAIFGTNDKMVELLLKNNADPNPDADTYGSPLMFAIIKRNLPIIKLLLAYGSDVNFVKRDGGESPLHKVILMHNSEAVKLFLNHDMIDVHILTDCKESALHYGIKYMANDDVIRQLLNAGIDFNLKNSGGETAFSIRRRNNSKKVDDAITEHIAKCSAANFYVSEENLAVANSGKFGELRDQCLVEIEKMKITFVGTTVSLKYVSDSTISNLDIESIFPLYGGMMTYRLKKALRRKKLLFNAMDLTNDILQELKLPMERREIGARSSSFAFLAQVYVKTLGQESGQIVVTDWPKSAASLDKES, encoded by the exons ATGGAATTAATCCGTTCAAAGTTTACCTACGAATACGTTTCCAACTCGATAGAACGAGGTGTGATCGAAGATATCAATGCAGTGTTTCCAGTCTTGGGTGGTTTAACGTTGCTTCACATGGcaactttaaataatgatcaaaaattaGTGGACTATCTGCTCCGCAAAGGAGCtgatataaattcaaaaagtcaACGCTGGGGtacagtttttaattttgctgTTATAATGAATAACCTGACAACAATTCAAAGTCTAATAAGCTTTGGAGCAGACGTTAGTAATATTAATCATCAAATTGAGTTCTCTGAATTAAGTCGTTTCAAGGAGGCAGTTCAACAATATTATAAAGAAATTCCTgagttttttttaccattttctGCCTGTCTGAGTACGATATCTTGTTCTAGTCATTCAGCTGTTGCCACTCTACCATTAAATATTGctatttttggaacgaatgaCAAAATGGTAGagctacttttaaaaaataatgctgATCCGAATCCTGATGCTGATACTTATGGATCACCACTAATGTTTGctattattaaaagaaatttaccaATTATAAAACTTCTTCTGGCCTACGGTTCAGATGTTAATTTTGTAAAGAGAGATGGTGGAGAAAGTCCTCTACATAAGGTTATCCTAATGCATAACTCGGAAGCAGTAAAATTGTTCTTAAATCATGATATGATTGATGTACATATACTGACAGATTGTAAAGAATCAGCACTTCATTATGGAATTAAATATATGGCTAACGATGATGTCATCAGGCAACTTCTTAATGCTggtattgattttaatttaaaaaatagtggTGGTGAAACAGCATTTAGTATTAGAAGacgaaataattcaaaaaaagttgatgatgCAATTACGGAACATATTGCGAAATGTAGTGCGGCGAATTTTTACGTCAGtgaagaaaatttagcagTCGCAAATAGTGGAAAATTTGGCGAATTACGCGACCAGTGCCTAgtcgaaattgaaaaaatgaagataACATTTGTTGGTACAA CTGTAAGTTTGAAATATGTCAGTGATAGTACTATTTCAAATTTGGACATTGAATCTATTTTTCCACTATATGGTGGAATGATGACTTAccgtttaaaaaaagcattgagaagaaaaaaattgttattcaaTGCCATGGATTTAACTAATGATATTTTACAAGAACTGAAACTCCCAA TGGAAAGGAGGGAAATAGGTGCGCGCTCGTCGTCTTTTGCGTTTCTCGCGCAAGTCTATGTCAAAACTCTGGGTCAAGAATCTGGTCAAATTGTGGTCACAGACTGGCCCAAGTCTGCAGCCAGTCTGGATAAAGAATCTTGA
- the LOC130676150 gene encoding uncharacterized protein LOC130676150 isoform X1, with protein sequence MKCLILCAIMASAVSAAPSGLLGHGWVGHGLVGPVLAGSALAGPHVGPSSLSGPVAGPAHISGAVDGGAVVTGSVAGPSAVIGSSAGPTFISEPAHGLSAWGLGHAVHAHGAGAIIVGGHVGHAALHGGLGSVVVAGPDGASISTHGLAPGAIIATGAHHGHLGHWW encoded by the exons atgaagTGTCTG attCTCTGTGCTATAATGGCGTCTGCAGTTTCTGCTGCACCAAGTGGACTTCTGGGTCATGGTTGGGTCGGGCACGGATTAGTAGGGCCTGTATTAGCAGGATCCGCTCTAGCAGGTCCTCATGTTGGTCCGTCGAGCCTTTCTGGACCAGTCGCTGGACCCGCTCACATATCTGGCGCTGTCGATGGTGGCGCTGTTGTTACTGGATCTGTTGCTGGTCCCTCTGCAGTGATTGGGTCTTCAGCAGGCCCTACTTTCATCTCTGAACCTGCTCACGGACTTT CAGCATGGGGCCTTGGTCACGCAGTTCACGCGCATGGCGCAGGAGCCATAATTGTTGGTGGTCATGTTGGACATGCAGCTCTTCACGGAGGACTTGGTTCTGTCGTGGTCGCTGGTCCTGATGGTGCATCTATTTCAACACATGGTCTCGCACCTGGTGCTATTATTGCTACTGGTGCACATCATGGTCATCTGGGTCATTGGtggtga
- the LOC130676150 gene encoding PE-PGRS family protein PE_PGRS61-like isoform X2, translating to MKCLILCAIMASAVSAAPSGLLGHGWVGHGLVGPVLAGSALAGPHVGPSSLSGPVAGPAHISGAVDGGAVVTGSVAGPSAVIGSSAGPTFISEPAHGLSWGLGHAVHAHGAGAIIVGGHVGHAALHGGLGSVVVAGPDGASISTHGLAPGAIIATGAHHGHLGHWW from the exons atgaagTGTCTG attCTCTGTGCTATAATGGCGTCTGCAGTTTCTGCTGCACCAAGTGGACTTCTGGGTCATGGTTGGGTCGGGCACGGATTAGTAGGGCCTGTATTAGCAGGATCCGCTCTAGCAGGTCCTCATGTTGGTCCGTCGAGCCTTTCTGGACCAGTCGCTGGACCCGCTCACATATCTGGCGCTGTCGATGGTGGCGCTGTTGTTACTGGATCTGTTGCTGGTCCCTCTGCAGTGATTGGGTCTTCAGCAGGCCCTACTTTCATCTCTGAACCTGCTCACGGACTTT CATGGGGCCTTGGTCACGCAGTTCACGCGCATGGCGCAGGAGCCATAATTGTTGGTGGTCATGTTGGACATGCAGCTCTTCACGGAGGACTTGGTTCTGTCGTGGTCGCTGGTCCTGATGGTGCATCTATTTCAACACATGGTCTCGCACCTGGTGCTATTATTGCTACTGGTGCACATCATGGTCATCTGGGTCATTGGtggtga
- the LOC130676148 gene encoding uncharacterized protein LOC130676148 — MAETTFTVALKFILLIVVTIFASTIADSESDTSSFKHDANRTGDTYNTTTRTKSGIVTDYYDKSEKDSGDKYNKTDAFTSKDGIATVTVHFTRSNKTISKNNHTQVADNYDGTVRIDQLLTDITNNVTVANQTNVITKPCGTVNIEEITKTTNKTVTVIDHSDSMTYTDRAASINETRTIRDHVTTTTNQTDVTTDLSGFTIVKPSVTITNTDETTVYQTDSTKNKDGTADIDQTITTTKEDGTTVDHIVKRTRPDGSTYLVSNIFTYANGNTVDRTKVRPQRPNQQRPNQQRPNQQRPNQQRPNQQRPNQRTCSK, encoded by the exons ATGGCAGAAACAACTTTCACA GTCGCCTTGAAATTCATCTTATTGATAGTCGTAACCATTTTCGCCTCTACTATTGCGGATAGTGAGAGTGATACTAGCAGTTTTAAGCATGACGCAAACCGTACAGGTGATACTTACAACACTACTACTAGAACTAAAAGTGGTATTGTCACCGATTATTATGACAAATCTGAAAAGGATTCTGGTGATAAATATAACAAGACTGATGCATTCACTAGTAAAGATGGTATTGCAACTGTTACAGTGCACTTCACAAGATCGAATAAAACGATTTCAAAGAATAACCACACTCAAGTAGCTGATAATTACGATGGGACTGTTAGAATCGATCAGCTCTTAACAGATATAACTAATAATGTAACTGTCGCCAATCAGACGAATGTAATTACAAAACCATGTGGTACTGTTAATATTGAAGAGATAACTAAAACTACAAACAAAACTGTGACTGTTATCGACCACTCTGATTCCATGACATATACCGATCGTGCTGCTTCTATTAACGAAACACGCACTATTAGAGATCATGTTACGACGACTACCAATCAGACTGATGTAACTACAGATCTGAGCGGTTTTACTATCGTTAAGCCTAGTGTTACGATTACAAATACTGATGAGACTACTGTTTATCAAACTGATTCAACTAAAAACAAAGATGGTACTGCTGATATAGATCAAACTATTACGACAACAAAAGAGGATGGCACTACTGTTGATCATATTGTTAAAAGGACAAGGCCCGATGGTTCTACTTATCTTGTTAGTAATATTTTCACTTATGCGAACGGTAATACTGTCGATCGCACTAAAGTTCGGCCACAAAGACCTAATCAACAGAGACCTAATCAACAAAGACCTAATCAACAAAGACCTAATCAACAGAGACCTAATCAACAGAGACCTAATCAACGAACCtgctcaaaataa